In a single window of the Pseudomonas sp. B21-015 genome:
- a CDS encoding phosphoheptose isomerase gives MDMQSRIRQLFQASIDTKQQAMDVLAPHIEQASQVMVNALLNEGKMLSCGNGGSAGDAQHFSSELLNRFERERPSLPAIALTTDSSTITSIANDYSYNEIFSKQIRALGQPGDVLLAISTSGNSANIIQAIQAAHDREMIVVALTGRDGGGMASLLLPEDVEIRVPANVTARIQEVHLLAIHCLCDLIDSQLFGSEE, from the coding sequence ATGGACATGCAATCGCGAATTCGCCAGCTTTTTCAGGCCAGTATCGACACCAAGCAACAGGCGATGGACGTACTTGCACCGCACATCGAGCAAGCCAGCCAGGTCATGGTCAACGCCCTGCTCAACGAGGGCAAAATGCTCTCCTGCGGCAACGGCGGTTCTGCCGGTGACGCACAGCACTTCTCGTCCGAATTGCTCAACCGCTTCGAACGCGAGCGCCCGAGCCTGCCGGCCATCGCGCTGACCACCGACAGCTCGACGATCACCTCGATCGCCAACGACTACAGCTACAACGAAATCTTCTCCAAACAGATTCGCGCCCTCGGCCAGCCGGGTGACGTATTGCTGGCGATTTCCACCAGCGGCAACTCGGCAAACATAATTCAAGCGATCCAGGCCGCACATGATCGTGAAATGATTGTCGTAGCATTGACGGGTCGTGATGGCGGCGGCATGGCGTCATTGCTATTGCCCGAGGACGTCGAGATTCGCGTACCGGCCAACGTCACTGCACGTATTCAGGAAGTCCACCTGCTGGCGATCCATTGCCTTTGCGACTTGATCGACAGCCAACTGTTCGGGAGTGAAGAATGA